Below is a window of Pseudomonadota bacterium DNA.
CGCAGCGGATCTCGCCCGCCGACGCCACGGCGGGGGACGTGGACGGTTCCTTCTGGCCGTCGCTCGCGGCCACGGGCGCCGGCGCCTGGGTCGCCGCGTTCGCCGACACGGATCCGGGCACGATCCTCGAGTCGGTACCGAGCGACATCGCCCTGTACGACGACGGCGCCCTCGCGGATCTCGTCGGGACGGGGAGCTACTTCTACCGCGAGCCCGCGCTGGCGTACGACGGCGCGCGGTTCGGCCTCCTGTACCTCTCGCGCCTCCTCACGTTCGAGTCGCTCGACTTCCTCTCGCTCGACGCCGCCTTCGCGCCCCCGGCCGCCCCGTACGCCGCCTCGCGGATCGACTCCTCCTCCGGCGCGGACAACACGAGCGGAGGCCGCCTCGTCGCGGTGGCCGCGGACCGGTTCGCGGCGGTCTGGATCAGCCGGAGCGACGACGTCGATCACCTCGAGTACCTCGACTTCGAGGTCTGCGGCGCGGGCGATTGAGCGCACGCCTTCCGGATCTCGGCCTCGGGCTCGCGGCGCGGGTGTTCTCGGCCGCCTCTCGGGCGCGGGCCGCCGCCTACGATCGCGGCGCGCTCCCGATCGCGCGGATCGAGGGCGCCGCCGTCGTCTCGATAGGCAACCTGCGCGCGGGCGGTTCCGGCAAGACGCCGTTCGCGATGTGGCTCGCGGCGGCGCTCTCGAGGCGCGTGCCCGGGGTCGCGATCGCGCTGCGCGGCTACGGCGGGAGCCTGAGCGGAGTCGGCGGCGCGGTCTCGCTCGGCGCGGGGCCCCTGGTCTCGCCGCGAGAGGCCGGAGACGAGGCGTACCTCGCCGCGCTGCGATCGCCACCCGGCGTCTCGGTGTGGGTCGGCGCGGATCGCGTCCTCACCGCGCGGCGCGCGGCGCGCGGCGGGGCGCGGGTCGTGGTGCTCGACGACGGCTTCCAGCACCGGCGCCTCTTCCGCGACTGCGACATCGTGCTCGTCTGCCCCGAGGACCTCGACCCCGGCACGCCCACGCTCCCGCGCGGCCCGCTCCGCGAGAGGGCCGACGCGCTCGGGCGCGCCGACCTGGTGGCCGGCTTCGAGGCCGAGTGGGCGGGCAGGGCCGACGCGCCCGGGATCCTGCTCGGGTCGTCGATCGCCGGGCTCGCGGATCGCGCGGGCGCGGTCTCGCCGATCGCGCCTGGCCAAAGCGCCTTCCTGTTCGCCGGGGTGGCGCGGCCCGAGCGCTTCGTCCG
It encodes the following:
- the lpxK gene encoding tetraacyldisaccharide 4'-kinase, which produces MSARLPDLGLGLAARVFSAASRARAAAYDRGALPIARIEGAAVVSIGNLRAGGSGKTPFAMWLAAALSRRVPGVAIALRGYGGSLSGVGGAVSLGAGPLVSPREAGDEAYLAALRSPPGVSVWVGADRVLTARRAARGGARVVVLDDGFQHRRLFRDCDIVLVCPEDLDPGTPTLPRGPLRERADALGRADLVAGFEAEWAGRADAPGILLGSSIAGLADRAGAVSPIAPGQSAFLFAGVARPERFVRDAEAAGLAVAGVRLFCDHHRFSRREIEGVAAEARARGAELLVTTEKDLVRIDAAPASREILALRREIGVARGEELLDRGIERALGAVFPSLPARR